CGAACCTGACAACCGGATTCGTAACACCAATTGTAACGGGCTTGGGCAATCCGGGCGGGATGGCCTTTATTCCCTCTGGGGTGAATCTGGCGCGATTCGTGGCGCTGTCCGCACAGATTCCGGAAATTTGCCCGTAGTAACTGCTCTATTTTTTGCGGAGAGACGACCTGCCCCGTGCTCCGACCTGGCCACGGTGCTTCTGCGCCCCTGCAAAAACGTCTTGGAGCGTGCGCGACGCCCGCTACGCTAGGGTACCCTCACTTGAAGGCTACCGTATCGACCCCACTTCAAGCGCCGATCGGTCGCGCGGCACCTCGCGACGAGTTAATTTTCCAAAGTCGTCGTAGTATTCGCCGACTTCCACATCGCTCCGTTCCTCTATGCGCTACATGCGGAACACGCCGAACCGCGCCGCCGTGGGAATCGGCGCATTCAGCGAGGCGGCAATGCCGAGCGCCAGCGCGTTGCGGGTTTCGACCGGATCGAGCACCCCGTCGTCCCATAGGCGGGCGCTCGAATAGTAGCAGCTCGACTCGAGTTCGTATTTCTCCAGCGTGGGGCGTGTGAACGCACGCTGTTCCGGTTCGGTCATCGAGCCGCCCTCGCGCTTCAACTGGTCGAGCTTGACGGTGAGCAGGGTGTTGGCGGCCTGCTCTCCGCCCATTACCGAGATGCGCGAATTGGGCCACATGAACAGCAGCCGCGGGCCGTATGCGCGGCCGCACATCCCGTAATTGCCGGCGCCGTTCGACGCGCCGATGATCACGGTGAACTTGGGCACCTGCGCGTTGGCGACCGCGTTGACCATCTTCGCTCCGTCTTTCGCGATACCGCCCTGCTCGTAGCGTTTGCCGACGATGAAGCCGGTGATGTTTTGCAGGAACACGAGCGGGATACGGCGCGCGCAGCACAATTCGATGAAATGCGAGGCCTTGAGCGCGGATTCGCTGAAGAGCACTCCGTTGTTGGCGACGATTCCTACCGGGTAGCCGTAAAGCCGCGCAAATCCCGTCACCAGCGTTGTCCCGTAGCGCGGTTTGAACTCGTGCATCCGGCTACCGTCGACGATGCGTGCGATGACTTCGCGAACCTCATACGGCCTGCGCGTGTCCGAGGGGATCACTCCGTAGAGTTCGGCCGGATCGTAGTAGGGATCTTCGGGAGCGTCCTGCTGCAACGCGTCCTGGACGCTACGCCGACCCAGGTTTTCGATGATCGCGCGTGCGATCCGCAGCGCATCTTCATCGTCGTCCGCGAGGTGGTCACTGACGCCGGACAGGCGCGTGTGTACATCGCCGCCGCCGAGGTCTTCGGCGCTCACTTCCTCCCCGGTCGCGGCGCGAACCAGCGGGGGGCCGGCCAGGAAAATCGTGCCCTGATTACGCACGATCACGTTTTCGTCGCACATCGCCGGGACGTAGGCACCGCCCGCGGTACACGATCCCATGACCACTGCCACTTGCGCGATTCCCATCGCGGACATACGCGCCTGGTTATAAAAGATGCGCCCGAAGTGCTCGCGATCCGGAAAGACTTCGGCCTGCAGGGGTAGGAAGGCGCCACCCGAATCGACCAGATAGATGCACGGCAACCGGTTTTCGCTCGCGATCTCCTGGGCACGCAGATGCTTCTTCACCGTCATCGGGTAATAGGTACCGCCCTTGACGGTCGCGTCATTGGCAACCACCACCACTTCGCGGCCATAAACCCGCCCGATGCCAGTGACGATGCTGGCGGCCGGTGTGTCATCTTCGTACATGCTGTAGGCGGCGAGGGCGGAAAGTTCGAGGAACGGACTGCCCTGGTCGAGAAGCTTGCGCACCCGATCGCGCACCAGCAGCTTGCCGCGCTCGGCGTGACGTTTGCGCGCCTGCTCCGGACCTCCCAGACGAATGCGCTCCATTTCGGCGCGCAGTCTTCTGACCTGCGCCTCGATCACTTCTTGATTGGCACGGAATTCCGCGGAACTCGGGCTGATGCGCGACTCGATGCGTTCCATGCAAGTCCTCTTGATGCCTAGCGGGAGAGTTTCGGCTAGATATTAGCTTGATTTCTTCTCCTTTCGGGAGAAGACGCCGCGGCGCCCGGATGAGTCTCGGCGGCTTGATGGCTACGCTGCCCGACCGTTGACCATCAGCCCGGTGCACTTGGCGACTTAAGCCTCTTTGCGGGGAGGGACCGCAAGTCCTCGGCATGCGAGAACGCGATCTGAAAGCGCTGGAATTCGATAAAGTGCTGCATCTGGTGATGGAACATGCAGCCTCCGAGCCGGGGCGTGAGGCCATCGCGAAATTGCATCCTTCGACCGACCCGGTCGAGGTCCGCGACCGGCTTCGCGCCAGCGCGGAGATGGTCGCGCTCCGCTCGCGCGCCGGCACACTGCCGATGCGCGAATTCGCCGACCAGCGCAATCTCCTGCTCGTGGCGTCGCGCGCGGGCGCCATGCTGGATGGAATGTCCCTGGTCTCCGTCCGCGACTTCGTACTGGCCTCGCGCACCCTCGGCGCCTTTCTCGGATCGCGTGTCGAGCGGCTGCCGCACCTCGCAGCACTCCATCAAAACCTGCTCGCGCCCAAGGAACTCGCCGACGCCCTGATGTCGGCGCTTGCAGATGACGGGGGACTGCTCGACGACGCCAGCCCTGAACTGAAGCGACTTAGGACCAGGCTGCGCGACGGACGCGCCGACCTGGAGACGCGCCTGCTGCGTTCGCTGAGCGCTTCGGGGATGGAACCGTTCGTGTCGGACTACGTCGTGACCGTGCGCAACCGTCGCTTCGTGCTTCCCCTCAAGCTCAACTACTCGGAGCGGCTGGAGGGCATCGTGCAGGATCGCTCGGTCTCGGGCGAGACGCTGTTC
Above is a genomic segment from Candidatus Binataceae bacterium containing:
- a CDS encoding carboxyl transferase domain-containing protein — translated: MERIESRISPSSAEFRANQEVIEAQVRRLRAEMERIRLGGPEQARKRHAERGKLLVRDRVRKLLDQGSPFLELSALAAYSMYEDDTPAASIVTGIGRVYGREVVVVANDATVKGGTYYPMTVKKHLRAQEIASENRLPCIYLVDSGGAFLPLQAEVFPDREHFGRIFYNQARMSAMGIAQVAVVMGSCTAGGAYVPAMCDENVIVRNQGTIFLAGPPLVRAATGEEVSAEDLGGGDVHTRLSGVSDHLADDDEDALRIARAIIENLGRRSVQDALQQDAPEDPYYDPAELYGVIPSDTRRPYEVREVIARIVDGSRMHEFKPRYGTTLVTGFARLYGYPVGIVANNGVLFSESALKASHFIELCCARRIPLVFLQNITGFIVGKRYEQGGIAKDGAKMVNAVANAQVPKFTVIIGASNGAGNYGMCGRAYGPRLLFMWPNSRISVMGGEQAANTLLTVKLDQLKREGGSMTEPEQRAFTRPTLEKYELESSCYYSSARLWDDGVLDPVETRNALALGIAASLNAPIPTAARFGVFRM